The Sulfurimonas sp. genome includes the window GCTTCTTAATTCTTTTGCAACTAATTCTTTAAATTTATTAAAATCATTAACTAATACATTAAATTTATCTTTAGAGACATAATTAGTATCTATCTTATTAAGTACTATTGAAATTTCGCTAACTGTTTTTTGTATTTTTTGAATATCTTGAGCATTTTTTTGAGATACTTCGCTTAATCTTTTTTCATATTCATTTACATTAATTAATTCATCACTATTTTTTTTATCCAAACTTTTTAATTTAAATTTATTTTCTTGAGATTTTCTACTTAAACCTTCAATAATTGTTTGTAATCCATCTATTCTTTCTCTAAGAGAATCAACTTCATTAGCTTGGTTGTTACTTTTAACTACAACTTTTTTAAGATTTTTTTTATTTTGAAGAATTACTTTTTCACTAGAAGTTAAGCCATAAGGCTTAGAAGTTTCTAAGTCTCCTGCTCCAAAAGCAGATGGCTCAGCATTAAGTATAGTATATGTGAGGATAGTTGCCAAAAAGGCAACTAAAAAAGATTTGTTCATAAATTATGGAAGAAGTTTAAAGTCTACGCGACGATTTTTTGCCCAACAATCTTTTGTTTTATTACTACACACTGGATTACTCTCACCATAACTTACCATTGTTATACGACCTTCATCTACGCCCTCAGCAACTAATGCTTTTTTAACAGCCGAAGCTCTTTTAAGTCCTAATGCAAAGTTGTACTCATCACTGCCCCACTCATCACAATTACCTTCTAGTTTAACAGTAAAAGCACCAGCAGTACCATTCGCTAAAGTAGCACTATTTGTTACTTTTTCTTGCATATCAGCACGAACACTAAATTTATCATAGTCAAAATACACTGACAATAATTCTTTTTCTAAAGTTGCCATATTTACCTCATTCGAGTCTGAGTTTAAAATACTATTTTCAGCAACTGATGCATCTTCGGCAGCTACAGTCTCCGTTTTTACAGAATCAACTTCCTGAGCTACAACTTCTTGTTCCACTTTCGTATCAACTGTTGGTTCTTTATCTGCACAACCACTAAAAACTAACATTGCAAAAACTATACTTGAAATGATTAAACTTTTCATATTTACTTACCTTCTTTTTTTATTTATAATAGATTGTACCAAAAAAATAATAATAAGTCATCATATATCAAGTATAAATTATAAAAAGATCAATATTACCAATCCATAGCTTGTAATCTTCCATACTTCAGTGGAAAAAGATAGTTTTTATTGTGGTTTAATCTTATGATTCCTATAGAACTCTGACTTTTGTAGTTTTTAATAAAAAGAATCGCATCTCCATCTTTTGAGAATCTTGGAAACTCATTTATACCAGTTGCGGTCAGTCTTCTTATAAAATCTGTTTTTGTAGAGATAAGATGCAAGTTAAATGTATTCTTTGAAAAAGCATTTGAACTCTCTCTTGATTTATAAACTATATATTCACCAAATGCACTACATGCAGCATTACTTTTTCCATAATAAACCATTTGGTCTACACCACTACTTCCAATAACTTTAGAAAAAATATTTGGATAGCCTAATCTCCCAGATACAAAAACAATTTTTTTATCATTCATAAATTGAGCATTTACATCAATGCCAGTATAGTTTGTTATTTTTTTTGCTTTAAAAGTTTGGGTATCATATAAATAAATATCTGGTTGTCCTTTTGGAGCCATCGTTAAAAGTAACTTTGTAGAATCATTGCTTACATCAGAGCAAATCATCATTCCATCGGATGAGATAATAGCTTTACTTTCCCCCGTTGATATATCAACATATTTAAGGGTTGGTTTTTTAGTATCAAGTGTTGTGTAGTAAAATGCTGTTTGCTTTTTATTTGCCCATTTTGGAAATATACTAAATCCACCTTTAACCATTATATGCTGATATGTAAGAGTATAATCAGCAATGACTATTTCAGTTTTTTTTGAACTTACAACTTTAGAAAAAATAACTCTTCTTTTCATCCACTCGACAGAAGAAGCACCCATAAACTCATTTACATCATAAGCAATTGTATGAGATATGAAAATATATACATTTTTTCTATTAATTCTATATTTTTTTAATAAAACTGCTTCATTATTTTTAAGAAGCTTCAGCTCAACATTTAGCGCTCCATCATCATCTTCTTCTAGTTTATATCTTAAAACATAATCCATATTCTTATTTTCTACTATAACATCTGTGTCATTATAGTGAGTTTTACGATGATGTCTATCTACATTAAATAAAGATATGACATTTAAATCTGCAACTAACGCTTTAAAAAAACGCAGTTTAAATGTATCATCATAACTTACAGAAGAATCTTCTACTGCTATTGTTGGAAGTGATTCAACTTTTTTAATTACATCTATCGTTGCATCATTTGCAAAAGAAATTGAAATTATAAATATCCAAGATAGTAATATTTTCACATTTTATCCTTATTTTCAGGTATTAAATTAATTGTTGCTCTAAAAGACTGATTGTTCATATTAGCTGGGAATAGCGTTGAACTTAATCTTTTTTTTATTTTATCGCACTCATCGTTTAAACTACTATTTTGAGAGTAAACCAAAATTCTAAAATCAATCAATTTACCAAGTGAAGTCAACTCAATAACAGCTTCTACATTATGACCTTGCGAGTTAGGTGGAGGTGTAAAATTTTGATAAACTAAAGCTTGAATTTTAGCTAAATATTCATTAACTTCACCAGTACTTGATGATTTCTTCAACTCTTCATTTTTGTTTAAATGTATATCTGTTAAAAAAATCTTTTTAGTAGTTATTTCTATTTTTTTTGATTTTTTACTTATATCTTGTAATCTTTTATTATCAACTTTTTTTATCTTATCTATTTTTTTGGTCCATACCTCACTAAAAAGATCATCTATGTTTAAAGCTTGTTTCTTTGCTGTATTCTTCAATGGAACAGTCTTAATATCTTGAAGTTCCAAAGAAATAGATATATAATTATCTTTTTTTAAAGCAAAAATTTTAGATTTTGATATTGATAGCATCATATATAGAACTACAAAAAAGAAAAAAGAAAATAAAGATATAGAGATAAACCCACTTATATAAAAATATGAATTGTTATTAACCATTTGTAGCTAGTGAAACCTCAGAAAAACCTGCTTGTTTAACTGCAGCCAATACTGACATAACAACACCATATTCTAGAGTTTTGTCTGCACTAATCAGCACAGTTGCTTTTAAATCTAGTTTTTGAGAATAAAGAAAAAAATTATCCATAAACTCGTGCAGTGAATAATTATCTTTATTTATTTTAATATTTAAATTTTTATCTATTGAAATATGCACTGGTGAAATTTTAGAGAGTTGTTTACTCATTGAGCCTTGTGGCAGTTTAATGTTTTCTTCGTAAATAATATTTGGAGCTATAACCATTAATATTGCAAGTAATACTAACATAACATCAACTAATGGTGTAATATTTAATTCTGGTTTATCTTCCCAATCATAAATCATTTGCTATGCCTTACGAGCTAATATCGCATCACTTTGCATCTGAAGTGCACCAATAAGTTCAAAAGATTTTCTTTTTAGCATCTGATGATAAGTATATGCAAAAATCGCAACAAATATACCTGCTGCAGTTGCAACAAGAGCATCTGAAACGCCACTTGAAATAACAGACATACTTCCACTACTTTGACCAATATGGGTAAAAGTATCTAAAATTGAGACAACTGTTCCAAATAGCCCAATAAACGGGGTAGTAGACGCAAATACAGAAAGCAGAGATAAGCCTTTTGTGGCTTCTTTAGTAGCTGCTAACATACCTAAATCTAAAATTTCTTTTCCAATATTTGTACTAGTTTTAATAAAATTATTTAAAAAAGAATCGTCATTAACAGTTGAAGCTCCTAAAAGAAGTGACTCTAAAGAGGCATTTTCTTTTTGAAGCCAACTATTAATAGAAAAATAGCGGTAAAAAAAAACCCAGTTTAAAACTATAAAATATACTGACAACAAAACCAATACACCCAAGGTAACTGGGTGACTTTTAAGATAAAAGTCTATAAGGTTGTTAATCATATATTATAATAGTCTTTGAGCAGCAAATTCTATTTTAGCAGAAACAGAAGCAATTGCTCCTTTTGCATCAGCAATATCATTTATAAGTTTCTTAGCCTCTTCAAGAGCAGCAGCAATGCTACTTTCATTGTCACCACGAATAGCAACAGCACCTTCAACTAAAACAATAACTTTTGCTTCATCAACTTGAACAACACCCCAATTAATTAAAATTGATTCAACTGATTTATCTTCTTTTTCGATGTCAATAACACCAGCTTCCAACAAAGTTGATAATGAAGCATGATGTGGTAAAACACCAAATTCTCCCTCTTCACCAGGAAGAGTTACACTAACAGCTTCATCATTGAAGATTTCACCGTTAGGAGTTAGGATTTCAAGTTTTAACTTATCCATTACAGTCCTTTAATATTATGAGTTATTTTTGCTTTGCAGCTTTTTCTCTAGCCTCATCCATATTACCAACCATATAGAATGCATTTTCTGGCATATCATCACAATCTCCATCTAGAATTGCTTTGAAACCTTTGATGCTATCTTCAAGAGAAACATATTTACCAGGAGAACCTGTAAATACTTCTGCAACAAAGAATGGTTGAGATAAGAATTTTTCAATTTTACGAGCACGTTCAACAACATTTTTATCATCTTCAGAAAGCTCATCCATACCAAGAATTGCAATAATATCTTGAAGATCTTTATACTTCTGAAGTGTTTGTTGAACACCACGAGCAACACCATAGTGCTCTTCACCAATAATTTGTGGATCAAGTAATCTTGAAGTTGAATCTAGTGGATCAACCGCAGGATAAATACCTTTTTCAGCTATTTTACGGTTCAATACTGTTGTAGCATCTAAGTGAGCAAAAACAGAAGCAGGAGCTGGATCTGTCAAGTCATCCGCAGGAACATAAACAGCCTGAACTGAAGTAATTGAACCTTTTGAAGTAGATGTAATTCTATCTTGTAAAGCACCCATTTCACGAGCTAATGTTGGTTGATAACCAACAGCTGAAGGGATACGACCAAGAAGTGCAGACATCTCTGAACCTGATTGAGCGAAACGGAAGATATTATCAATAAACATCAATACATCTAGACCTTTTTCATCTCTGAAATACTCAGCCATAGTAATACCTGTAAGAGCAATACGGTTACGGGCTCCTGGAGGCTCACTCATTTGTCCATAACAAAGCGCAACTTTATCAAGTACATTAGAATCTTTCATCTCATGGTAAAGGTCATTTCCTTCACGAGTTCTCTCACCAACACCAGCAAATACAGATAGACCATCATGACCCATTGCAACATTGTGAATAAGCTCCATAATAATAACTGTTTTACCAACACCTGCACCACCAAATAGTCCAACTTTACCACCTTTAGAGTAAGGAGCAAGTAAATCAACTACTTTGATACCTGTTTCAAACATCTCTGTAGTAGTTGACTGTTCAACTAGTGGTGGAGGTGCACGATGAATTGACCATAGTGGAGCATCTGTAATTGCTTCACCACCATCAATAGTTTCACCAATAACATTAAAAATACGACCAAGTACTTTTTCTCCAACTGGTACTTTTATAGGAGCACCTGTAGAAACTGCATCCATTCCACGAACTAAACCCTCACTCATATCCATTGCAATCGTTCTAACACGACCGTCACCTAAGTGAGCTGCAACTTCTAATACTAAACGAGTTTCAGTACCTTCTATATTAATCTTAACTTCAATTGCTTCGTTAATCGTTGGAAGATAACCTTCAAAATCAACATCAACAACCGGCCCAATTACCTGGCTTATTTTACCAATCATATTTTTCTCCATTATTTCATAGACTCCACACCACTTATTATTTCAATAAGTTCTGTAGTAATAGCTGCTTGTCTTGCTTTATTAAACTTGATATTGAGACTTTTAACCATGTCTTGTGCATTATTTGTTGCTGTGTCCATTGCTTGCATTCTAGATGCATGTTCAGCAGCCACCGAATCAATAAGTGCATAATAAATAGCGTATTCAACATATCTGTTTACTAAAGAGTCTAACATATGTTCTTCATCTTCTGCTTCTACTTCAAGAACTGACTTTTTTGCTTGAGCACAATCAAATTGCTCAGTATCTACTGGTAGAATATTCTTAACATGTAACTCTTGAGTTATCATATTTTTATATCCATTATAGATTATATGAAGACCATCAATTTTTCCATCTTTATAATCTTCAATAGAAATTTTTATAAATTCGTCAGCTCTACCTTTATCAGGTTTTGAACTTAAATCTATAACTGAGTCAAAAAGTTCAACTTCGTTATATTTAAAAAATTCAACACCTTTCTTACCGATTCCACGTAAACGTACTTTTACATTTTTGCTTTTATAATCTTTTATAAGTCTTTTAACAGCTTTAATAGTTTGAATATTAAACCCACCACATAAACCTTTATCAGCAGTTACAAAAACAATGTCAACCATTTTTGGGTTTTCAATCTCCATAAAACATCGATTGTCAATCCCGCCAACTTTATTACATTTTATACGTCCAGCTATTTCGGCAATTACCTGATTCATTTTTCCAGCATAAAGACGAGAGCGTTTTGCAAGCTCTTCTGCGCGACGAAGTTTTGCAGTTGATACAAGCTTCATCGCACGAGTCGTCTTTTGAGTATTAGAAACACTCTTTATCTGTCTTTGAATATCTTTCAAGTTTGCCATAAAGTTTTCCTTACGCTACTACAAAAGTAGCTTTGAATTCTTCAAGTGCTTTGATTAACAGTGCCTTAGTATCATCATCTACTTTTAAAGTACTTCTTATATTCTCAAAAATCTGAGGATAACTAGCTTCAATAAATGGATACATTTCAGCTTCAAAACGAACAACATTAGAAGGATCGAAATCATCTAAGAAACCTTCATTACCAGCAAAAATAATAGCAACTTGCTTCTCTGCTGAAAGTGGGGAGAAAGGTCCTTGCTTGAGAACTTCTACCATTCTTTGTCCACGCTCTAGTTGTTTACGAGATGTTTCATCAAGGTCAGATGCAAATTGAGCGAATGCTTGAAGTTCACGATACTGAGCAAGGTCAAGTCTTAAAGTACCAGCAACTTGCTTAGTAGCTTTAATCTGAGCAGCACCACCAACACGAGACACTGAAAGCCCAACATTTATTGCTGGACGAACACCCGAATTAAATAGTTCAGTTTCAAGGAAAATCTGACCATCTGTAATTGAAATAACATTAGTTGGAATATATGCCGCAACATCACCAGCTTGAGTTTCAATAATTGGAAGAGCAGTTAAACTACCAGCTCCATCTTCATCACAGACTTTAGCCGCTCTTTCAAGAAGGCGAGAGTGAATATAGAAAACATCACCTGGATATGCTTCACGACCAGGAGGACGACGAAGAATAAGTGACATTTCACGGTATGCAACTGCATGCTTAGATAAATCATCATAAACAATTAGACCATGTCTAGCGTTATCACGGAAGTATTCACCCATAGTAACACCAGCATATGGAGCTAAAAATTGAAGTGCAGCAGCTTCAGCAGCTGTAGAAGATACAATAATTGTATATTCCATTGCACCATGTTCTTCTAAACGACGAATAATTTGAGCAACAGTTGATTCTTTCTGACCTATTGCAACATAAATACAGACAACATCATTGCCTTTTTGATTTATTATAGCATCTATTGCAATAGTTGTTTTACCAGTTTGTCTGTCACCAATGATAAGCTCACGCTGACCACGGCCAATTGGAACAAGTGCATCAATTGCTTTAATACCAGTTGCTAATGGCTCATGAACAGATTTTCTATTCATAATTCCAGGTGCTTTTTCTTCAACAAAACGAGTTTCAGTTGTTTCAATTGGACCTTTACCGTCAATTGGTTCACCAAGTGCATTTACAACACGACCTAAAAGTGCATCACCTACAGGAATACGAAGAAGTTTACCAAGTCTTTTAACACTCATACCCTCTTTAAGTTCAGAACCAGGTCCTAAGATAACAACACCTACTGCGCTCTCTTCAAGGTTCATTACTAAACCTTTAGTTCCTTCTTCAAACTCTACCATTTCTCCGGCCATTACATTACTAAGTCCGTAAACTTGAGCAACACCATCAGCATAAGAAACAATCTTACCTGTTTCGTTAATATCAACACTTAACTCAAAGTTATCGATACGCTCTTTGATTATTGAGCTGATTTCATCAGCTTTAATTTTTGCTACCACTATATTTTCTCCTCTCGTTGAAAGTTAAATTGCTTTTGCAATATGTTCTATGATTTGACTATTAATTCTTGATTTAGAAAAATTAATTTCTATTCCAAGATCTTCTACATTCACCTTAATACCATCAAAATTATCTTTAATAAATTTTAGTGAAATATTTGAATCAAATTTTTTACTTAAGCCACTACTTAAATCTTTCATAATTTTTTTATCTATATCTGTATCGCTATAAACAACACCGTTATAAACTTTACTTGTATTTGTAGCATCTTTTCTCATTCCTTCTGCTAAAGCTGGAATAATATTAATACGGTCATTTTCAACAAGCAATTTTATTAAAGAATCAACAGTTTCAGATTTAACAGATTTTACAGATGCTAAAAGAATCTCTAACTTTTGCTCATTACTTACATCTGTACTATTCATAACTTGAATAAATTTGGTATCTTGGAATGATTCAGATAATGTTTTAAATATAATTGTCATATTTGCCATTGATTTTATATCAGAACTATTTTTTAAAGCTTTTATATATCTTTTTGCAATTAATTCTTCCATATTATGCCACCTTCTTTAAGATAACATTAGCCATTGCTTCTTTATCAAAATCATCATTTGTTTGACTTAAAACTTCTTTTAATACATCTTCAACAACAACTCGAACCATTCTTCTTTGCTCGAACTCCATCAAAGAAATATTTTGTCTGCCAATATTTTCTAAATCTGATTCACATTGAAGCATAATATTGTCATTTAAAATTTTATTCTCTTTCTTAGAAACAACTACTAACTCTTCTGCAAATTTCTTAGCATCTGATATTTTAGCTAAAGCATCATTTTTAAGCTTAACAGATTCGTTTAACTTATCTTGAACTTTTTGTAACTCATCAGCGATGCCTTGACTTCTCCCAATAAAAAAGTTTTTAATTGGCTCTGCAACAAGGTACCAAACCAAACCAGCAAACAGTAAAAAGTTAACTGTTCTTTGAATAATATCTGTTCCTCCACCTTCTGCCCCACCAGATGCAAATGCATAAGTTGATAATATCGTAATTAATAATAATATTTTACTCACATGACATCCTTTATATCTGACTGAATTTAGCTTTTACAGCATCTTTAAACAATGGAACTTGTGACATCAAGTCACTAACCAATTGTTCTTTAGACTCTGCAAGTGATTGCTCAAATTCTAAGTATTCACTAGCTAATTCAGCATGTTTTGCGTCTAGCTTACTGTCTGCCAACTCTTTGGCATCTTCTATAACTTTCTCTCTTAGGGCCGAAGCTTCTAGTTTAGCATTATTAACTATTGACTCAGCTTCTAAATATAAAGCGTTGATTTCATCATCGTTATTCCCTACTTTTTGTAGGTCTTTTTTGATATCCTCATCTCTTTTATTCATGAAACTAAATAATGGATTATAAAGCCAACTATTAAGAACGGCAATTAGTGAAAGAAATACAACAAATGTAGCTAAAAGTAATATCGGATTTATATCTAACATAGCACCTCCTAAAAGTTGCGTGATTATACTATTAGAAAATTGAAAGAATGGTTAAATTATAAAAGAATTTTATAATTTAGTATGTTATTTTTATAAACGGCTAAGAAAATTATCTATTTGACTTTTATCCTTAAATTCTATAGTAAATTTATTCCTTGAAAAATTTGTTTTATAACCTAGAAACTCAAATTTTTCTTTTAAGTCAGAAAAATCATATTCTGCAGCCTTAGTTTTCTCAACAAATGGTTCATCTTTATTTTTCATATTTTTTATGATCGACTCTACTTCTCTAACACTAAGTTTTTGTCCAATAATTGAATTTACTATCAGTTGTTGCTGCTTTTCATCAAGTCCTATCAAAACTTTTGCATGACCAGCAGTTATTTTTTTCTCAATAAGAGCTTTCTGAGTTTTTGATGAAAGTTGGAGCAACCTAATTGTATTTGTGATATGTGTTCTACTTTTATGTATCTTTAGAGCTAGTTCTTCTTGTGTTACATCATACATTTTCAGAAGTTCACTGTAAGCCTCTGCAAGTTCTACCGAGTTTAATTCATCTCTTTGAATATTTTCAATTAGTGCAAACTGTCGCATTTTCTTATCATCAGTATTCAATAAAATTGCACGAATTGTTTTTAATTTTAATAATTTTGAGGCACGAACTCTTCTTTCTCCTGCAATTAAAATATATCCATCTATATCTTCGCTTACTACTATTGGTTGAAGTAAACCATCATTTTTAATTGATTCTCCTAGTTCTAAAAGAGAACTTTCATTAAAATATTTTCGAGGTTGATATGGATTAGGTCTAATGTCTTTAAGAGATAATTCTATTATACTATTTTTTGATGAACTCTCATTTCCGTAAGCCTCATCCATCTCTCCTAAAAGTGCGTCTAGTCCACGACCAAGTTTCACTGATTTCATACAAGCCTCACGATATTATTGTTTGTGCTAAGTTTTGATAAGCAATAGAACCAATTGATTTTACATCATACAGTATAGCTGGTTTTCCAAAAGATGGAGCTTCTGCTAGTTTTACATTTCTTGGAACTACTATATATTTATTTTTAGAATCTTTAAAAAGTTTACCTTTAAAATGCTGAGACAAATCAGCAAACACTTGTTTTGATAAGTTATTTTGAGAACTAAACATTGTTGGTAAAAAACCTTTTATGCTTAACTTAGGGTTTATAGACTTTCTTACAAGTTTAACGGTATTTAAAAGCTGTGCAAGGCCTTCTAATGCGAAGAACTCACACTGAATAGGGATAATTACAGAGTTAGATGCTGATAGTGCATTTATTGTCATTGGTCCAAGTGCCGGAGGAGAGTCTATGATTATATAATCATAATCTTTTTTTATATTCGCAATAGCTTTTTTAAGTACTAATTCTCTTCCATCTTTATTATCATTATCATAATATTCTTTCTCAATTCCTACTAAACCTATATTTGAAGGGGCAAGATGCAGGGTTGGTAAATCTGATTTTAAAATAATGTCTTTTAACTTTTTAGTACCTATTAATACATGATAAATATTGAATTCATAGTCATTTCTATGAAAGCCTAGAGATGTCGTGGCGTTAGCCTGTGGATCAGCATCAATGAGAAGCACTTTTTTTTCTGCAACAGCAAGTGAAGCCGCTAGATTTACAGCAGTTGTTGTTTTACCAACACCGCCTTTTTGATTTGCAATTACAATTACTTCACTCATCTTGTGCTGTATATCCTTTCACCATTACTAATCACTGAACCATCACTTAAAAGTTTCGCATTTTCTAAAGAAATTCTTAAACTTTTGGAATGTGTGAAAAAGTTTTTATTATTCTCAA containing:
- a CDS encoding tetratricopeptide repeat protein → MNKSFLVAFLATILTYTILNAEPSAFGAGDLETSKPYGLTSSEKVILQNKKNLKKVVVKSNNQANEVDSLRERIDGLQTIIEGLSRKSQENKFKLKSLDKKNSDELINVNEYEKRLSEVSQKNAQDIQKIQKTVSEISIVLNKIDTNYVSKDKFNVLVNDFNKFKELVAKELRSKSTSKKSKLDKLSNAEIEEQAKKLYDKKYYTKSMQYYTHLIDKNYRPARSHYMVGEMKYYRKNYSDAIAYFKKSAALYSKASYMPLLMLHTAISMQKTGDNKNAKSFFKGIISKYPNSEHALTAKSKLSKMK
- a CDS encoding OmpA family protein, whose product is MKSLIISSIVFAMLVFSGCADKEPTVDTKVEQEVVAQEVDSVKTETVAAEDASVAENSILNSDSNEVNMATLEKELLSVYFDYDKFSVRADMQEKVTNSATLANGTAGAFTVKLEGNCDEWGSDEYNFALGLKRASAVKKALVAEGVDEGRITMVSYGESNPVCSNKTKDCWAKNRRVDFKLLP
- the tolB gene encoding Tol-Pal system protein TolB, whose protein sequence is MKILLSWIFIISISFANDATIDVIKKVESLPTIAVEDSSVSYDDTFKLRFFKALVADLNVISLFNVDRHHRKTHYNDTDVIVENKNMDYVLRYKLEEDDDGALNVELKLLKNNEAVLLKKYRINRKNVYIFISHTIAYDVNEFMGASSVEWMKRRVIFSKVVSSKKTEIVIADYTLTYQHIMVKGGFSIFPKWANKKQTAFYYTTLDTKKPTLKYVDISTGESKAIISSDGMMICSDVSNDSTKLLLTMAPKGQPDIYLYDTQTFKAKKITNYTGIDVNAQFMNDKKIVFVSGRLGYPNIFSKVIGSSGVDQMVYYGKSNAACSAFGEYIVYKSRESSNAFSKNTFNLHLISTKTDFIRRLTATGINEFPRFSKDGDAILFIKNYKSQSSIGIIRLNHNKNYLFPLKYGRLQAMDW
- a CDS encoding TonB C-terminal domain-containing protein, with product MVNNNSYFYISGFISISLFSFFFFVVLYMMLSISKSKIFALKKDNYISISLELQDIKTVPLKNTAKKQALNIDDLFSEVWTKKIDKIKKVDNKRLQDISKKSKKIEITTKKIFLTDIHLNKNEELKKSSSTGEVNEYLAKIQALVYQNFTPPPNSQGHNVEAVIELTSLGKLIDFRILVYSQNSSLNDECDKIKKRLSSTLFPANMNNQSFRATINLIPENKDKM
- a CDS encoding biopolymer transporter ExbD — translated: MIYDWEDKPELNITPLVDVMLVLLAILMVIAPNIIYEENIKLPQGSMSKQLSKISPVHISIDKNLNIKINKDNYSLHEFMDNFFLYSQKLDLKATVLISADKTLEYGVVMSVLAAVKQAGFSEVSLATNG
- a CDS encoding MotA/TolQ/ExbB proton channel family protein; this translates as MINNLIDFYLKSHPVTLGVLVLLSVYFIVLNWVFFYRYFSINSWLQKENASLESLLLGASTVNDDSFLNNFIKTSTNIGKEILDLGMLAATKEATKGLSLLSVFASTTPFIGLFGTVVSILDTFTHIGQSSGSMSVISSGVSDALVATAAGIFVAIFAYTYHQMLKRKSFELIGALQMQSDAILARKA
- the atpC gene encoding ATP synthase F1 subunit epsilon; this encodes MDKLKLEILTPNGEIFNDEAVSVTLPGEEGEFGVLPHHASLSTLLEAGVIDIEKEDKSVESILINWGVVQVDEAKVIVLVEGAVAIRGDNESSIAAALEEAKKLINDIADAKGAIASVSAKIEFAAQRLL
- the atpD gene encoding F0F1 ATP synthase subunit beta is translated as MIGKISQVIGPVVDVDFEGYLPTINEAIEVKINIEGTETRLVLEVAAHLGDGRVRTIAMDMSEGLVRGMDAVSTGAPIKVPVGEKVLGRIFNVIGETIDGGEAITDAPLWSIHRAPPPLVEQSTTTEMFETGIKVVDLLAPYSKGGKVGLFGGAGVGKTVIIMELIHNVAMGHDGLSVFAGVGERTREGNDLYHEMKDSNVLDKVALCYGQMSEPPGARNRIALTGITMAEYFRDEKGLDVLMFIDNIFRFAQSGSEMSALLGRIPSAVGYQPTLAREMGALQDRITSTSKGSITSVQAVYVPADDLTDPAPASVFAHLDATTVLNRKIAEKGIYPAVDPLDSTSRLLDPQIIGEEHYGVARGVQQTLQKYKDLQDIIAILGMDELSEDDKNVVERARKIEKFLSQPFFVAEVFTGSPGKYVSLEDSIKGFKAILDGDCDDMPENAFYMVGNMDEAREKAAKQK
- the atpG gene encoding ATP synthase F1 subunit gamma; this translates as MANLKDIQRQIKSVSNTQKTTRAMKLVSTAKLRRAEELAKRSRLYAGKMNQVIAEIAGRIKCNKVGGIDNRCFMEIENPKMVDIVFVTADKGLCGGFNIQTIKAVKRLIKDYKSKNVKVRLRGIGKKGVEFFKYNEVELFDSVIDLSSKPDKGRADEFIKISIEDYKDGKIDGLHIIYNGYKNMITQELHVKNILPVDTEQFDCAQAKKSVLEVEAEDEEHMLDSLVNRYVEYAIYYALIDSVAAEHASRMQAMDTATNNAQDMVKSLNIKFNKARQAAITTELIEIISGVESMK
- the atpA gene encoding F0F1 ATP synthase subunit alpha; this translates as MVAKIKADEISSIIKERIDNFELSVDINETGKIVSYADGVAQVYGLSNVMAGEMVEFEEGTKGLVMNLEESAVGVVILGPGSELKEGMSVKRLGKLLRIPVGDALLGRVVNALGEPIDGKGPIETTETRFVEEKAPGIMNRKSVHEPLATGIKAIDALVPIGRGQRELIIGDRQTGKTTIAIDAIINQKGNDVVCIYVAIGQKESTVAQIIRRLEEHGAMEYTIIVSSTAAEAAALQFLAPYAGVTMGEYFRDNARHGLIVYDDLSKHAVAYREMSLILRRPPGREAYPGDVFYIHSRLLERAAKVCDEDGAGSLTALPIIETQAGDVAAYIPTNVISITDGQIFLETELFNSGVRPAINVGLSVSRVGGAAQIKATKQVAGTLRLDLAQYRELQAFAQFASDLDETSRKQLERGQRMVEVLKQGPFSPLSAEKQVAIIFAGNEGFLDDFDPSNVVRFEAEMYPFIEASYPQIFENIRSTLKVDDDTKALLIKALEEFKATFVVA
- a CDS encoding F0F1 ATP synthase subunit delta — translated: MEELIAKRYIKALKNSSDIKSMANMTIIFKTLSESFQDTKFIQVMNSTDVSNEQKLEILLASVKSVKSETVDSLIKLLVENDRINIIPALAEGMRKDATNTSKVYNGVVYSDTDIDKKIMKDLSSGLSKKFDSNISLKFIKDNFDGIKVNVEDLGIEINFSKSRINSQIIEHIAKAI
- a CDS encoding F0F1 ATP synthase subunit B — translated: MSKILLLITILSTYAFASGGAEGGGTDIIQRTVNFLLFAGLVWYLVAEPIKNFFIGRSQGIADELQKVQDKLNESVKLKNDALAKISDAKKFAEELVVVSKKENKILNDNIMLQCESDLENIGRQNISLMEFEQRRMVRVVVEDVLKEVLSQTNDDFDKEAMANVILKKVA
- a CDS encoding FoF1 ATP synthase subunit B', with product MLDINPILLLATFVVFLSLIAVLNSWLYNPLFSFMNKRDEDIKKDLQKVGNNDDEINALYLEAESIVNNAKLEASALREKVIEDAKELADSKLDAKHAELASEYLEFEQSLAESKEQLVSDLMSQVPLFKDAVKAKFSQI